The region TTGTGTTTACTGTGTATGTATGGAGATTTGAATCCCTCCAGGAGTAAAATGTGATCATGCCTGTGGAATAGAAAAAAAGCTGACCCTTCAAAGCTGATCTGCAGCAAAAACAGAAGTAGCAGTTGTTGACCTTGTATTATCAAAGATTCAGTAAAACAAGTAATAATAATTACTCAACCTTTCCAAAAGCATCAGGCAGGAAAGAGATTTGCTGTGGATTCCAACACCATGAGCAGGAGATGACAAACATGAACTTTTCTTTTCATTCAGAAAATCCTCTTATTTTCTGACCACATATAGCCTAAGTGAATGTTTGTCACTGAATTCTATTACATTATCCTACTCATGCAAAGTGCTTGTAGACCAAAAGTTTGGAATAAAGCCTTTCATATAATTTATGAAACCAAACCGAATGAACTCAGTGTCTCAAATTACCCATTGGAACATGTTTTGGCAATTTTAGGTGACATCATCATACTTGCACAACAAattaagtaaaaacaaaaacttgtgtgtgtgtgcgtggccgCTCAGGCATGTTGTTACTAAAAACACATCAGTACAAACCATATATACCTTGCCATGTGAAGGGTTTGCTAATGTAACAAACTGTGGTGATTAAAATTTCATTACGCACCATTTTTCTGTATTTCACAGAGAACACTTGCAGAAACCTACTTCGACTTGGTTGGTTTTTAAATTAATAGTGAAAGTTGCTGTTCAAGGTTAAGCTTTTTATGATACACTGACCAATCGGGACAGTTAaaatatttattcatatttagttTAAAATACACGCTTGCGTGCAcacacaccagtggtgggcacagctaaccaaagctGAGCTGATTACCAcacaagcgtgtgtgtgtgtgtgtgtgtgtgtgtgtgtgtgtgtgtgtgtgtgtgtgtgtgtgtgcctgtgaaaGTTTCGATaattggtaatcagctaactgaaaagttatcggtttagctgaacagtgcccaccacacacacacacacacacacacacacatatataaaaaatgtttagaTATATAAATAACTAATATTAGATAAAGATAAATAACTAATATTTTATAGTTGTATAATATAGTTTTACTTTTCATTTGCCAGGTTTTTAACAGATTTTGGGCTGGAAAccatcagctgtatctggcaacactCATGCTCGAGCACTGCTAGCAGAACTTGGACAAGTTTGtgagaaataaatttaaaaaattaagatATATGATGCATGACACTTTTAATAATTCCACTGTAAAGGTGATTTGGTCactgtttattttgttttcattctGTAATTCTTTATGTAATTCTTTTGTCAAAACGTTTGGCAACCactagcatgattttttttttctttgaagaaACATTCATTAAGAACTTCTGTTGTGCAAGTTTCCAGTCTACTACCACCTGCTTTCACTGAGATGTTACTTTATACTGCCATTTACTGTTTTGGAGAATGTCCTATTAGAGAATACACCAGTGGAAGTTTGCACACCCTTGGCAAAAGTATAAATAAGACTTTAGTTCATCTCTTGTAAATTCTGTGGACCCAGGATGGAAAAGTGCCCACATGTTTACTTCTTTAAAAGGTCCTCACTGAGGGGTGGGACAAAGCAGCTTGTCCTCATGGAAAATATTGTGTGACATGGACAGTTGGAAAGTTTAtcatcattgtgatccatttttcattgttgtttttgtctgtctttgctGTGCATTCCATGGGTGAACATGGGATTGGAATTTAAGAGactttaaggaaaaaaaatactataCTTGTCCAGTCAATACATGAGATGAGCATCAGTGTACAAGAGTAGGAAAGTTATCAACTCTGCAAGGTGGTCCACCGCCCGGTGTTGTTCAAATGACAAGCGCGTTGGGCTTTTTATAGCAATCTGAACATGCAGTCATGTCAGGTGTGCCACCATTGATGGATCTGTTAAACCTGGGAAAACAGTTTGTAGAAAAATGCATTTTtaacataaatataaaaaaatatgttGCATTTGTTTGAAAAATCCTGCTAAAATAGTTTTAGCACCACTTGTGAGTGATCATGTGCACCCAACAGCAAGAAATGTATTTATTATAACAAGTGATAATCTCTTTTGCCCCCTAAAGCTGCTGTGTAGTTCCACAACCTCATTTGTGCATAAATGTATAcatttactcatcttcaaccacttactccaagtaagggtcgcggggggctggagcctttcccagcagtcatagagcgtgaggcggggtacaccctggacaggacgtcactctgtcacagggccccatatagacaaacaaatgacccccttaattggagtaagtggttgaagatgagtgagtgtataCATTTACTGTAAGTGAAAATATGAAGCGTGTGTGACCTTTAAACAGACTGTCCTTACCGTCTGGTTGTCCTCATAGAGTTTGAGGTCATAGCCGCTAAGCTCGACACAGAAAATGATTGCAGTCACGCCTTCGAAGCAGTGGATCCACTTTTTTCTCTCCGAGCGCTGTCCTCCCACATCGACCATCTTGAACGTGAGCTCTTTGAAGGTGAACTTGTTCTCTACGATGCCGGTGGTCATGTCGCGCGATCGTAGGATGTCCTCTACAGTAGGGATGTACTCAGGTGCGGAGATGCGGTCCAGGTCATTCAGGTAGTAGGCAGTGTTGTCCTCTAAATGGTACTCATTGGATCGTTGAAAGCATTCTTGGACTCCTGAGTCAGACCACAGACGTTTCATGACCCCCAACAATTCTGTTGTGATCTCCCCCTTGCTCTCAGCCGGCCCTGTGAGGGCAAAGAGCTGCACAGCGTCATAGGCGCAATCAGGATTGTGAAAGTTGATTTTGAGGGTAGTGAGTGCACGGATGATACGTGTGAGAGAATCAATGGCATTGTACAAGATGAGGGGTTTGTACTCCTTGCAGGCTTCCAGGTTGAAGCCTCCACTGTGAATGATCTTCATCTGTTTGACGATGGTACTCTTGCCAGAGTTGCTTGTACCCAACAACAAAAGCTTGATTTCACGCCGTTGCCGTTGGCTCTCTGAACGCAAGTGGCGGTCAATTCTCCGCGACCGCCGTGCCGCTTCCTTCTCTTCGGAGCTCTGACGGCATCCCATGGTCCTCCACCACGTTGTTAACGTGAAGGAACTCGTGCTCCTGCTTAATGAAAAAGTAAACTATGATAAATTGGATACCCAAAAGGTAAGGCTGGAAAAGTTGGAAAGGATTTTCTCTCAAAGTGGTGGAACAGAGACAGATTAGTCTATGCAGCAGACCAATTTAGCACTAGACATTAGAACCACCAGGGGAGAATTGACTCAGGAATATTTCATTCTTTTTCTTCAGGGGCCGTCTATGAGTCCTGTGTGGGCAGAACCCAGACTTGCGGGATGCCCACACGGCGCCTGGCACTGAAATTGGACTGGCTGCTCAAACCGATAGAGATGGGGTTCATAGCAGGGGCTCTCTCTTAGGAGAAGCTGTGGAGGAGGGCCGTACAATGTACAGTGGATGTCAGTGGAGATGGTGTTTGGGCCTCACGTGTGTGAACAGCAAAGCACTATCACTCTCCTCCCACATGGCTCGTCTTCCTTCTTTGGCTACTGCAACCAGCCACCCCAGTCTGATACTCGCTGCTTTTTTAAAAATCTTCCTGACAGATTTTGCTCTGCTTCTTCTGCAGTCCCAGACTCCCAGATAGCTGAAGTCCTCCAAGTCTGGCAACACATGAGACAGGGGACAGAAATGAAAGACATAAATATCAGTTTTTAGACTAATAAGAACAGTTATTTTCAAAACCcatcattaagggccccttcacacataacatgattgaagctgactagcgcatgaaggaggaattgcatgccattcgtgtaaAATCagtgctgcctccaatgcctcgtacacctgtcgctacaattattcacGCATAcctgcggctgaaagacagattgccctgtgagaacccattcgatccctctcatggcaggtgtcggtcaaattccaggtgacaaacACGAACATTCAACACCACTCGCTTGACATTCGCGTTGTCAGCACGAAAACATCAGCAGaccatcactttcgagctggatgtgaagttTGTCTAattgcccccacaagtgtggctttgcaaaaagcaacagacatgtggcgtgcatgtgtatcacatgtgtgcatgtgtggccCCCTCCACACACGTGATGTGcagggggagagcacacttgcatgacatgc is a window of Thalassophryne amazonica chromosome 17, fThaAma1.1, whole genome shotgun sequence DNA encoding:
- the gnaz gene encoding guanine nucleotide-binding protein G(z) subunit alpha is translated as MGCRQSSEEKEAARRSRRIDRHLRSESQRQRREIKLLLLGTSNSGKSTIVKQMKIIHSGGFNLEACKEYKPLILYNAIDSLTRIIRALTTLKINFHNPDCAYDAVQLFALTGPAESKGEITTELLGVMKRLWSDSGVQECFQRSNEYHLEDNTAYYLNDLDRISAPEYIPTVEDILRSRDMTTGIVENKFTFKELTFKMVDVGGQRSERKKWIHCFEGVTAIIFCVELSGYDLKLYEDNQTSRMAESLRLFDSICNNNWFTNTSLILFLNKKDLLAEKIKRIPLTVCFPDYKGQNTYEEAAVYVQRQFEDLNRNKETKEIYSHFTCATDTSNIQFVFDAVTDVIIQNNLKYIGLC